In Triticum urartu cultivar G1812 chromosome 6, Tu2.1, whole genome shotgun sequence, the following proteins share a genomic window:
- the LOC125515466 gene encoding heavy metal-associated isoprenylated plant protein 3-like codes for MGKKKKRSGGGGGGGGGGEGGGGCGGGQHEEKPEADAGSGCEGQPKDKPADDKDKDKGGGGCKDDKADKDKDKGCGGKDDKGGKDKEKKAPPPLPVVTAVLKVDMHCDGCAHRIRASVRRFPGVEGVAMEVDKGSMTVVGRFDAKKLQARVASKTRKKVDLVGGKDNKGGGGGGDKDKCGDGGGDKNKCADGEGKKEEEKKEQDDKCGGGNAGKGKGGKDNKKPAVPVIVTVVLKIGSAGLHCDGCMHRIRCKLFKIKGVEQVKMDPAKNQVTVTGTMDAKALPEKLRKKLRRPVDVVAPGKGDNKDKEKDGCNKDGKPQQQQQQGGDGKQCKEAAEKALAAELQLWKTAFYDQQAMQATEFLLSDENPNACAVM; via the exons ATGGGCAAG AAGAAGAAGCGCAGCGGCGGcgggggtggtggtggtggtggaggcgaaggaggaggaggatgcggCGGGGGCCAGCACGAGGAGAAGCCCGAGGCCGACGCCGGGAGCGGCTGCGAGGGCCAGCCCAAGGACAAGCCCGCCGACGACAAGGACAAGGacaagggcggcggcgggtgcAAGGACGACAAGGCGGACAAGGACAAGGACAAGGGCTGCGGCGGCAAGGACGACAAGGGCGGCAAGGACAAGGAGAAGAAGGCGCCGCCCCCGCTCCCCGTGGTCACCGCCGTGCTCAAGGTCGACATGCACTGCGACGGCTGCGCGCACCGCATCCGCGCCTCCGTCCGCCGCTTCCCAG GGGTGGAGGGCGTGGCCATGGAGGTGGACAAGGGCTCCATGACCGTCGTCGGCCGCTTCGACGCCAAGAAGCTGCAGGCCCGCGTCGCCTCCAAGACCAGGAAGAAGGTCGACCTCGTCGGCGGCAAGGACAAtaagggcggcggcggtggcggggacAAGGACAAGTGCGGCGACGGTGGCGGGGACAAGAACAAGTGCGCCGACGGCGAGGgcaagaaggaggaggagaagaaggagcAGGACGACAAGTGCGGCGGCGGCAATGCCGGGAAGGGGAAGGGCGGCAAGGACAACAAGAAGCCTGCCGTG CCGGTGATCGTGACGGTGGTGCTCAAGATCGGCTCCGCCGGCCTCCACTGCGACGGCTGCATGCACCGCATCCGCTGCAAGCTCTTCAAGATCAAAG GCGTGGAGCAGGTGAAGATGGACCCGGCCAAGAACCAGGTGACGGTGACGGGCACCATGGACGCCAAGGCCCTGCCGGAGAAGCTCCGCAAGAAGCTGCGCCGCCCGGTGGACGTGGTGGCGCCCGGCAAAGGGGACAACAAGGACAAGGAGAAGGACGGGTGCAACAAGGACGGGAagccgcagcagcagcagcagcagggggGCGACGGGAAGCAGTGCaaggaggcggcggagaaggcACTGGCGGCGGAGCTGCAGCTGTGGAAGACGGCCTTCTACGACCAGCAGGCGATGCAGGCCACCGAGTTCCTCCTCAGCGATGAGAACCCCAACGCCTGCGCCGTCATGTGA